The genomic segment gaaaaacgcgacaACAAGACTTCAATATGCGTTTGGAGGACCGTTCACTTTAGACCGGGGTGCCACACCGCGTCCGCTGCAGACTTGCACTTGCAGAGCGCCCGACAAACACGAGGAAAACTAAGGCGACAAAAAATTGGTTCGCCGCTCCGGCTAGCAGGTGGAGAGTGTGCACCTGCATCTCGCGGCAATCGACCCGAGACGAACCACCCCGGCAAGAGCAAGTGCGTCAAGCGAAGCCGCCGCCGCAGCGCTTGGGTACGGTTTCTGTCGTGCACGCACAGAAAAGCGACGTGCTCCGCCTGGGTTCTCCGCGAATTCTGGGAAAACAAGTGGCGCCACCATACACAGTTGTTGCGATGAAAACTCGGAGGCGACTCCGCGTCCTGCGGACGGGATCAAACCCCAATTTGAGCTTCGGCGTATTTCCTTCAGGGCGTGGTGTTCAGGGTTGATAGAGCTTGCAGACGACTTGCGTAGGAAAACACACGAGccagggaagaaaggcggcgaaaaaggcagagacgacACTGGTACTGTGAAAGCAAAGAGACAAATCAGGTGAGAAGAGCGTCAGGAAAACTGAGACACTCATGAAGATGTGAAGATAACttgaaaacaagagaaatacgctgtcttcctcgtcagaGAAAACATCGGAGGGGGCGGAGCACGCGACAGAGGGTGtggcagagaagagctggACGCCGAAGTCAAAAGTTGTGTCTGTGAGCCTCCTAGTCTGCCTCCTTGCGGATCCTCTTGGCCGTGTGGGTGCTACAGAAAATACAGACTCTGAGCAGAAAATCGCTGTGGACGAGACAACGGGATTTTCAAGGTGACCCACGTTTAGGGTTTAGCAAATCAGAGACGAGGCGACCAGACCAGGGTCAGTCTCGGAGCCAAAGAGTGAGGccagaacaagaaagagcCGTCTCCTGACTGTCACGGCGACAaggaaggacgagacaggagaacAATAAACAGACGAAAGATCTCCGTAGCCGACTGGAAGAGACGCGGGAGTAGAGATGTAGAGTGGCAAGACATGCGTCTAAAGGGAGCCACAGACGCCGAGGAGCTGCAGCCTTCCTTTGTAGTTCGTCAGTACTTgactctcctcttcgcggcCAAGAGTTAAGAGCGGTCCCAGAGGAGACATCGCGCTTTCAAGAATTGAGTCTTTGTCCGTTACGGTTGTTACCCGGTGAacaaaaagaagacacacagatggcaccggagagaagcaagtcGGAAAGCAGTGACAATTGCTGTCAACTTCATCTGCaaaaagcagcgaagaaaagcgggCCCGCTCTCGTCCAGCGTCACCACCGACCTCTGGCGCGACTAGAGATTGCGGCCCTTACACTCTGTGGCATAATTATCGTTTTTTTCCAAAGACGTTGAAAGACAGTGAACAAAAACGCTGGATCCCGCGGTTTGGAGATAGGGAGCGGCCTCAACTGTTTGCAAGGAAGCGGGGGTTGAAAATGACAAGACAGACCGCCTTGTCCTGAGAGATTCTCAGTCCTCGACGTCCTGGTGTCTCACCTCTCAGGGGGTGACGACACGACAGCGCGcctgttcgtttctctcttttcgcggTATGGCGCACTTCCGCCAGAATAGTTTGAAGCCATACTCCCAGCACGTGAGTAATACAAacggaaaaacgaggagatCCGCGCTGCAAGAAACCCAAGGATCTCAAGCATAAAACACTTCTCAATTCGGATACGAACACCCGCCAGTCGAGTCGCCTGGCACATGCGACCCTATGCAAACGTGTTCCGGAAATGTGATAACGCcgggaaaaagagacgcatTTCGAGGACGTGCCGAATGACAGTGGACGCTGGAACTCGTGCCGCCTAGCTCTAGGCACGATGAAACCGTTGAAAATACGGAAATAACAACGGCCACCTGGTCAAGCACAAATGCCGATGGCGGCTTCGCTAGGCATACGGATGGCCCGGCCTTAGACAGCATCGCTTTCAACAGGCTAAACTGCGAAACTCGAGACAGCAGAACGTCAGTCAGTTCCCAGCTGGTGGGATGAACTGACACTGGAGGCATGGGATTAGTATTAGTAGACGCGCGAGTGGCAATCCAACGTGCGGAAAAGCCACCCTTGGCTTGCTTGCCTCTTCACTTTGGGCAAGCTCAAGACTTTTTTGCTTTCCGCAAAGCAATCCAGTTGTTCTAATGCTGTTGAGAGAAAGTCACATCTCAGTGTAGAACCCTCCTAATTCTCTGTAGACATGGTCCTCAAACCTTCACCTTCAGCGCTAAACAACGTGTGAGCTGAGTTGGTGCGACGGAGAATTATTCGGAAAATATCCCGTACTCACAAGCCTCGCACAATGTATCGAAAGCATTTTGTTTAACGGACAATTCCCGTTTCCTCTGGCCTGTCGTGTCGCAGACGTCGTCACGCGGAAGTTTCGGTATGAAACGGTAATTTTAGTGGACCGGAGATGAGAAGCTtgtcctttttctccgcctGGGGGAAGACGGTGCGTTTTTAGCCGCCTCTGGAACACGTGTCACGCAGATTTTACGGTGTAAGAATATATTTTTAGCCATTCTTGTACAAGGGGAGTGAAGTGGACATGCCCATCAGCTTCCGTTTTACTAGCAAGGATAGGGGATACCATGGACGTGTGCTGCCAACGTGTCCACCTTTTGCCGGTGAAATATTAAGTAAGGGATAAGCAGTGGAGTTGTGCTTCTCTGAATTCTTATAGCCGGTGACGACGGCGTCGCTGGCCGGAAAACCAAGCGGCGAGTTAGCTAGAGCGGTTCCAGTGAACGAATGAAGTCAATTCGCTGGACTCTGTGTGGCTCGAGACTGCCTCTCGCCGCTCCCGCGTCACCGAACCGCCACGGAGGCGGAAATGACGAAACGTAGTCGGGCCTGACCACCTCATCTCCATTTTGGAGACTAAAATCCGACACCGAGCCTTGTCTCAAAGTGGGGACGACAGACAACAAAGTCAAGAGGGGAGACCAAGGGGCACGACAATAGCCCTCTCGGAAGGGGTAAATGTTCACAGACTTTCCTGTGGCATAGCATGTACAAGACAAAGTTGTATACCTTACAAACTTCACGCACACTTATGTATAGACATGCGACATCCATCCGTGTGTACAAACCTACACACACCCAGTTGAGATGTGTGCGTACATACACATAAATTACCACAGCTTCAACGTATGTCTACAACACGCGAATCGTCACAAAAggcacacacatatatgcgtTTGCACCGACAGATACCTCGGGAAACACGCGGAAGGTATGGCAGTCATGGCTGGGTGAGTCTGGCTATCCGTGTCGTCCTGCTCTGCGGCGCAATAGGTGTCTCAGTGTACGATCTACATCAAACCGCATGCAGTCAACCTCTTCCCGGTCTCGAAAGAAGATTGCCAAATTGATTACCTGAATGCCAACTAAGTGTGCTTCGGCGTGTTCCACATAGGCACAATgagactcgagagacagTACGGAAGAAGGTGATGTTCCCCCTTTTCCACACGCACAAAGGCATTTGTGAAGAATAAAATTGCAAAGAACGAATTGGGAACGCATCCCGCCGGCAGATGTAGGACTGCTGAGAGTATCAGAGCGCCACCACGGTGATTTTCGGTTCGTTCTTAGTCTACGGTTTCAGTTCTGCGTCGAAGTCACTGACGCAGTAGCTTAGGCTCGTGAAGAGAAGTGTTTTGAGACAAAATACCTGAGATATCAGCCTATGGAGAAACACCGCGCTACGCATCACCGGTTGAATCCTGCCGTTAGTTGTTCGCAAGGAATTCCTCCCGCTCTCGAAGCAGTTGGTGCACCTGCGTTAGGTCAATGCCGAGCCAAGTTCTGCTTCGCTCAAGAGCTTCCTGATGACGCCactcgactgcatgcactgtgtcCGGAAAattcgcttctcccttttgGCCGCCTGCTGCGCCTCCCAACCGGCTTGTCCCTTGAAAGGAGGGGAAAGCgcccctctctgtttccgtgTCGCTCTTGCGTCTGTGCACCGAGGGTCCCTCTCCCACCGGGTCTGGACTAGTCGCGATCCCCTCCTCGTCTCGTTTCCGGGAGCGAAAGCTTACGGAGCCTTCAGCAAAATCGGGGATGCCTtccccctcgtcttcttcccgcaAAGGCACATGCCAGACAAGAGACTCCTCCCGCTCTCTCAACCCTGTGccggtgtgtgtgtggtcGGTGGAGGGTCTTTTTCCAGAGACAAGGCCGTCTTCTGAGCTACCCAGAGACTGGATCGATATTCCTGCTGTTGTCTGCCGGCGGTGCTCCTGCAGGAGCTCTGTGATCCGAGAGAAGCTCGAGGACGAGTCGCCATCCTGCCTGTCGTTCCCTCCACTGTTGCGTGATGCTAGGCCGCTAGTCTCTCCTCGTTGAGGAGAAGGGAGCGGAGGCCGCGCCACCTGAGGGAAAacttgcatgcgctgtgTGACGTGCTTCGTCATGCCTACAAACAACAGGGGGAAGCTCTGAGAAATCTGCTGAAAAGACGCGGTCCTTTCCTCGTCAGGATATGACCGAAGATGACCCTTTTCTTCGTACATCCACGGAGACTGGGGAAGGGTCCCGGCATTGTCTCGGAAACCCTGGTCCGCGAAGAAAGGCGCTGCCTCCAGTCTTCGCGGTACGCCTTCAGACTTTGAAGATTCGACAGATGATGCATGAGGGTCAACGACGAGGAGCGAACTCGGAGACACAGCGCGTCGACCGACATTTCTTGAGGGAAGTCCATAATCATGTAAAAGATTCTGGGAGACCGCAGCGGCCGCTGGTGCCGCGCTTTTTGCCGTCGGGGACCGGGGGGtagaaagaaagacagttGTGCTAGAAACGTCTCCGTCGCATGTGAAGCTGTCCATatgctccttctctccctcaaCTCGAGGAACTTGGCcaggcgtctctgcttgcTCGGATCCGTTAGCGACTGCTGGCACGGTCCCTGGCGGAAAAGTGTCGAGGGGAGCACCTAGTGAAGACGGAAACGGGTCGCTCTCGCCGTAGTCGAGACGTCCAGCGGTAAGCGAGGCGTCGCTCACCAGGTTCTCTCGCCGTTTTACTTGCGCGGGATCCAAGAAGTTGTGGACACCCTCCGAACCCGCATCTGTCCGTTCCTGCGGGAAACCtccccgccttctcttccctgaACTTCTTCCCGGTAAgtcgcttcgctctcggGAATCTCGCGccgttcgttctctctttcgccggTTGTGCCCTTGCGAAGAGGGATCATTCACAGCAAAGGGAGGTGAGAAGGGCGAGGAAGCCGGCGACAGTCGAAGCTCTCTGCCGTGGGGACTGAGACCCCACTGGAAGGCATAGGGGAGAAGGGCAAGCTGTCGCCAGTGGCGAAAGGGAATGCGCTGCTGCGACGACAAACGATGGTCCCGAAAGCGATCATTTgtcaacagagagagagggaagaagccgcgaggaGCGTCAAAAAGCGGATCGTTCTCAGAGTGCTGGatgtctgcgtcgccttcatTGTCATCTGCGTCCCAAACGTAGCCAAGGAAGGTGCGTCGTTCTGCCGGGCCGGGTTGCTTCCCGtgtcgttcctcttctctccctttcctacgtccgttgtcttcttcactcttcgGCTCGAaagtctgtttcttcaggaCACTCTCTTCAACCGACTGCACTTGCGCGCTGTTTGAAGGGACGGAAACCCAAGGTGATGTCTTTTCCGCTTCAGGCACAGCAGGCAGGCTTCCCAGTTGGAAatctgctgcctctccggGTTGGCCGTCGATGGCAGCCGATCCGGAGTCTTCACTGAGGGGGTTCGGGGACCTTGTTCCACTTCCCTCTCCCACGGAGGGACACTGCCAACCACAAATCTCCGTCTCCCCGACGTGCTTGTCACCGCTGTCGAGATCCGCAAGATTTCTCTTTGATTCTACCTCAACCGCACTTCTTGTACCTTTTCGTTgatgtttttcttccttgttccACCTTGGCTGAGCGAGCGGCGACACTCTGCTCCACCTTCTCCAGAGACCCTCCGTGGCAGGAGGAGAATTCAGAGACGCCAGCAGGTGGTAGTGGTCGTCGTGAGCGCCTAAgccacagacgaagaggcagccGTCCCTCTCCCACTGATTCAGCAGAGCCCTGTCCTGACATGTAACGCGTTGCCGGTTTGTCAGGATGCGGGGGAAATCGCCCGTTCGCTCGTAGCCATCTGCTGAGCAGGTGCCACCGGAGCTCGCGAGTCCTGTGAACTCGTCAGGAAAGGGAAACGGAGTGAGATGCGACCTCCAAGAGCGCTCTCGCAGATGCTCTGGAGTGTCTAAAGCTTCCAGATCGCTGCTACCGGAGCCGTGCTCGGGTCCTACGCCGAAGAGGAGCGGGTCGCCGCCACCAGTGAGTGTGCTCTGTGCCCGAAGAGCACGCGCAGCCTGGTTGGTGGCCACTTTGCCAAGCCAgtctcgccgccttctcttgctCGGTTTGCAGCGATTCGGCACGACGATTTCGTCCctgcagaagcgacagaggccACGCCTACACGTCGCGGGGTCTTCGCCAGAGGCGCCCCCAGGTGTCTCCGGTGCGCTTTGCATTTCAAAAACGTGGCGCTGGAACCAGGATTCCCTCGCGTGGCTGTTGAAGGCCTTGGGAGGCAGGGTGGATCGCCTTTGTCCCTTGAACTCGTAAGACGACTCCGGCGCAGCCACATGTCGAACCCCCCAAAAGTACGCAGCGGGCAGAATAATCAAAGGCCTTTCGCCACGACTGATGAGTTCTCGGCGAACGCACTCGATCTGGGCGTAGCTGAAGATGCCGTCTTCCCGGTTTTGACGATTGTACGCAATATTGGCAGCGTCCAAAACAATGGTGAATCGCGGCTTTCCTGGCcgcagcagcgaaggcggACCCACGTCAGTGCGAACTGGATTCTCCCGCGCAGATACTTGTCTTTCCCTAGGCCTTTCTGGAGGATCCGGACCGTCTGTAGTTGGCACTTCCCGTTCACTGTCTGCCTCCGATGCATCCCTCTGCCCCGCCTGCAGTGTTCCTGCGGCGGCTGCTTCTGTTGCTACCCGGGAACCCCTGTGAAGCCACTCTTCGACCGgttctcgccgtctctctcgactccTCTGCTGAGACACACGAGCGGGACGGAGCCCCTGGACGCGACTGAGATTGACTtcgaaagcgaggagagccCGGAGTTGCCGAGGCTGAAGCATTGCGGAAAGTTTGAGGACACcgacgcgaaggagacgccgctCATTGGCACCTAACGGGATGCGCCTCAAGTGCACTCCGCAACCAGTACATACACCATAACGGCGTGGCTGCTGGCCCGAACCTTTTCTTTCCcgccctttctctctcgtgagGTGCGAATTCTCGTCTTCGCAGGCGGACCCGGGAAAGCCCTCCTCCGACTGCGCAGACCAGAAAACGTCTACTGGCCTCAACGAGGGTGAAGGGCCAGTGTGGGGTGGCCGTTCCTCAAGAAAGAACCCAGAGTCATCCGCACTCGTAGTGGTGGCCGTGAACGCCTTAACCCTCTGTCCATGAGAAGACTCCCCGCTCCATTCGCCAGTAGTTTCTCGAAAACTTCTGTCCATCAAGGACGCCACCGGCCAAGTACCAGTCTGGTTGAAAGAATTCACCGACATCTCACAGGATGCGGGCGCAGCAGCACCCATGGTCTGCAGAGGTGAAGCTGACGGGGGGCTGTGTACCGGAGGAACCCTGTTTCCAGATTCGACAACGAACATAGCAGACGGGGAGGTGACGCGTTGattctcgtcgtcttcctcgtggCGAAGAACAACGTGACCCACGTGAGCCACCGGGAGGTCGAGATCCCGGAGGGCATTGCAGAAATTGATCGCCGGTCCTGACGCAAGTGGCTCCTCGTGTTCGGTGACGTGGTGGAGAAGATCGAGGACCTCTCTGCTTGCATCGAGGAATTGTCGGAGCCGCACAACGCTCATCCGGACTTCCTCCCGGCACCgctgctctgcttctttgaGCTCCGTGGCGAATGAATTCGCCACTCCGTGTTGCTGGGTTCCACCGCCCCCAGGCGCGTGGAGCGCCGCCGCCATGGGTGGCGGGGCTCCACTGTTGCCGCGGCTCTGGTGTCTAGAACACTGCACTGTCCCGTCGATACAGTGGaccctttctctttgtcggcTCTCGCCATTCTGTTCTTCAAGTTCCTGCTGGGCGTCCGGTGCTCCCTCGCTTGACAGAAACTCCCTCCCCTCTCCAGCTTCGTCCTTGTATTGCCGCTGCCACGATCGTGTCTTCTCGGCCTccaaaaaagagacaaggtGAGCACTGGTGTAGCGTTCTCTCGCTAACTGACGGCTAGCCACATTGGcgtcttggaggagaagcgcgaggagatGCGCTGGGAGCGGGAGGCAGCGCTGCTCCTTCATCAGACGGAGCAAGCCGCTTCGCTTCAGAACGAGAAATCCCTGGCccctggagagaaggagacggacgaTGGCGCCGAAGGCTTTGCGCCGCATCTCGACGCCTTGAGTGTGCATGATCTGCAGCATTTTGCTggctgcttctgcctctccagcCGCCGCCGCAGCAGCCACAAACGCGCTTCCGACGCTACTCGGAAGCGGGGAAAGCAAGTTGAACCGttcaagaagaaggagaactcGACATGCGACGGGGAAGTCCCCAGAGGCCGCCGCCAAATTGATGACTCCACTCGCACTCTCGATGAAGGGCGCCATGACGGCGTTCTTCCTGTCCAGCGACGACGCAGCGGAGGAAGCCGCATAAGATGGGGAGTGTGGAAGTTGAGGACAGGGCCCCTGGTGGGAAAGAAGCCAAGGCAAATGCTGTGAAGCCCGCGCATGTGCGCCATTGTCGCTCCATGTGTTGTTCGCGGGAGGAATGTGCCCGGTCTGTTCGCGGTGCTGTACAGAGACAATGGAGGTGAGGtgtttctgcagctgtctgAAGGCCTCTGCGACATTTCCTGCCTTGATTGCGATGCCGATTTCCTGATGTCTTCTGCTCaactctctcttcgcttggCTTGCACTCTGTTTCGCCCCATATTCTGCAAGCTCCAGAATGTCGTCCTCCGGCGCCTGTGTCGCCTCGGGCACTGGCCCACTCCACGCGACAAGCCGGGAAGACGCCAGATGCTTCAGCTCACTTCTTccgcctgtctctggagtgcagcgcgaggagaagagatgACGCCTGCTCGGGCGACGCAGTTGCTGCAAGTCCCGTTGACGAGAAAATCTCGGGGGGGACatacagagaggaggaagtgCAAGAGCGAACGCGCATGGCTTAGGACCGCAGGCTGGATGCGAAAAGTGAcgacgaaaaaacgaggTGTATTTAGGCGGGGAACCACATGTATCACCACGTCTTGCG from the Toxoplasma gondii ME49 chromosome IX, whole genome shotgun sequence genome contains:
- a CDS encoding hypothetical protein (encoded by transcript TGME49_304910) yields the protein MGWPPRRPSERLKPRNSAVSVLLFPGEHSAMLRRCRACRHFCMTMFFLLVPLVTTRKVPASTTSTFVSLPCRLLKNKTGFHSFVPPLSSIRHLARRDARCLRPSFSVSSVHLAHSSPHGQLFRSGDTLGAAARRGDTCGSPPKYTSFFRRHFSHPACGPKPCAFALALPPLCMSPPRFSRQRDLQQLRRPSRRHLFSSRCTPETGGRSELKHLASSRLVAWSGPVPEATQAPEDDILELAEYGAKQSASQAKRELSRRHQEIGIAIKAGNVAEAFRQLQKHLTSIVSVQHREQTGHIPPANNTWSDNGAHARASQHLPWLLSHQGPCPQLPHSPSYAASSAASSLDRKNAVMAPFIESASGVINLAAASGDFPVACRVLLLLERFNLLSPLPSSVGSAFVAAAAAAGEAEAASKMLQIMHTQGVEMRRKAFGAIVRLLLSRGQGFLVLKRSGLLRLMKEQRCLPLPAHLLALLLQDANVASRQLARERYTSAHLVSFLEAEKTRSWQRQYKDEAGEGREFLSSEGAPDAQQELEEQNGESRQRERVHCIDGTVQCSRHQSRGNSGAPPPMAAALHAPGGGGTQQHGVANSFATELKEAEQRCREEVRMSVVRLRQFLDASREVLDLLHHVTEHEEPLASGPAINFCNALRDLDLPVAHVGHVVLRHEEDDENQRVTSPSAMFVVESGNRVPPVHSPPSASPLQTMGAAAPASCEMSVNSFNQTGTWPVASLMDRSFRETTGEWSGESSHGQRVKAFTATTTSADDSGFFLEERPPHTGPSPSLRPVDVFWSAQSEEGFPGSACEDENSHLTREKGRERKGSGQQPRRYGVCTGCGVHLRRIPLGANERRLLRVGVLKLSAMLQPRQLRALLAFEVNLSRVQGLRPARVSQQRSRERRREPVEEWLHRGSRVATEAAAAGTLQAGQRDASEADSEREVPTTDGPDPPERPRERQVSARENPVRTDVGPPSLLRPGKPRFTIVLDAANIAYNRQNREDGIFSYAQIECVRRELISRGERPLIILPAAYFWGVRHVAAPESSYEFKGQRRSTLPPKAFNSHARESWFQRHVFEMQSAPETPGGASGEDPATCRRGLCRFCRDEIVVPNRCKPSKRRRRDWLGKVATNQAARALRAQSTLTGGGDPLLFGVGPEHGSGSSDLEALDTPEHLRERSWRSHLTPFPFPDEFTGLASSGGTCSADGYERTGDFPRILTNRQRVTCQDRALLNQWERDGCLFVCGLGAHDDHYHLLASLNSPPATEGLWRRWSRVSPLAQPRWNKEEKHQRKGTRSAVEVESKRNLADLDSGDKHVGETEICGWQCPSVGEGSGTRSPNPLSEDSGSAAIDGQPGEAADFQLGSLPAVPEAEKTSPWVSVPSNSAQVQSVEESVLKKQTFEPKSEEDNGRRKGREEERHGKQPGPAERRTFLGYVWDADDNEGDADIQHSENDPLFDAPRGFFPLSLLTNDRFRDHRLSSQQRIPFRHWRQLALLPYAFQWGLSPHGRELRLSPASSPFSPPFAVNDPSSQGHNRRKRERTARDSRERSDLPGRSSGKRRRGGFPQERTDAGSEGVHNFLDPAQVKRRENLVSDASLTAGRLDYGESDPFPSSLGAPLDTFPPGTVPAVANGSEQAETPGQVPRVEGEKEHMDSFTCDGDVSSTTVFLSTPRSPTAKSAAPAAAAVSQNLLHDYGLPSRNVGRRAVSPSSLLVVDPHASSVESSKSEGVPRRLEAAPFFADQGFRDNAGTLPQSPWMYEEKGHLRSYPDEERTASFQQISQSFPLLFVGMTKHVTQRMQVFPQVARPPLPSPQRGETSGLASRNSGGNDRQDGDSSSSFSRITELLQEHRRQTTAGISIQSLGSSEDGLVSGKRPSTDHTHTGTGLREREESLVWHVPLREEDEGEGIPDFAEGSVSFRSRKRDEEGIATSPDPVGEGPSVHRRKSDTETERGAFPSFQGTSRLGGAAGGQKGEANFPDTVHAVEWRHQEALERSRTWLGIDLTQVHQLLREREEFLANN